The proteins below come from a single Rhinolophus ferrumequinum isolate MPI-CBG mRhiFer1 chromosome 8, mRhiFer1_v1.p, whole genome shotgun sequence genomic window:
- the MSTN gene encoding growth/differentiation factor 8 → MQKLQIYVYIYLFMLIVAGPVDLNENSEQKENVEKEGLCNACTWRQNTKSSRIEAIKIQILSKLRLETAPNISKDAIRQLLPKAPPLRELIDQYDVQRDDSSDGSLEDDDYHATTETIITMPTESDLLMQVEGKPKCCFFKFSSKIQYNKVVKAQLWIYLRPVKTPTTVFVQILRLIKPMKDGTRYTGIRSLKLDMNPGTGIWQSIDVKTVLQNWLKQPESNLGIEIKALDENGHDLAVTFPGPGEDGLNPFLEVKVTDTPKRSRRDFGLDCDEHSTESRCCRYPLTVDFEAFGWDWIIAPKRYKANYCSGECEFVFLQKYPHTHLVHQANPRGSAGPCCTPTKMSPINMLYFNGKEQIIYGKIPAMVVDRCGCS, encoded by the exons atGCAAAAACTGCAAATCTATGTTTATATTTACCTGTTTATGCTGATTGTTGCTGGTCCAGTGGATCTAAATGAGAACAGcgagcaaaaagaaaatgtggaaaaagaGGGGCTGTGTAATGCATGTACTTGGAGACAAAACACTAAATCTTCAAGAATAGAAGCCATAAAAATTCAAATCCTCAGTAAACTTCGTCTGGAAACAGCTCCCAACATTAGCAAAGATGCTATAAGACAACTTTTGCCCAAAGCCCCTCCGCTCCGGGAACTGATTGATCAGTACGATGTCCAGCGAGATGACAGCAGTGATGGCTCCTTGGAAGATGATGATTACCATGCTACGACAGAAACGATCATTACCATGCCTACAGAGT CTGATCTTCTAATGCAAGTGGAAGGAAAACCCAAATGTTGCTTCTTTAAATTTAGCtctaaaatacaatacaataaagtAGTGAAGGCCCAACTGTGGATATATCTGAGACCCGTCAAGACTCCTACAACAGTGTTTGTGCAAATCCTGAGACTCATCAAACCCATGAAAGACGGTACAAGGTATACTGGAATCCGATCTCTGAAACTTGACATGAACCCAGGCACTGGTATTTGGCAGAGCATTGACGTGAAGACAGTGTTGCAAAATTGGCTCAAACAACCTGAATCCAACTTAGGCATTGAAATCAAAGCTTTAGATGAGAATGGTCATGATCTTGCTGTAACCTTCCCAGGACCAGGAGAAGATGGGCTG AATCCCTTTTTAGAAGTCAAGGTAACAGACACACCAAAAAGATCCAGAAGAGATTTTGGACTTGACTGTGATGAGCATTCAACAGAATCTCGATGCTGTCGTTACCCTCTAACTGTGGATTTTGAAGCTTTTGGATGGGATTGGATAATTGCACCCAAAAGATACAAGGCCAATTACTGCTCTGGAGAGtgtgaatttgtatttttacaaaaatatcctCATACTCATCTTGTACACCAAGCAAACCCCAGAGGTTCAGCAGGCCCCTGCTGTACTCCCACAAAGATGTCACCAATTAACATGCTATATTTTAATGGCAAAGAACAAATAATATATGGGAAAATTCCAGCCATGGTAGTAGATCGCTGTGGGTGCTCCTGA